One window of the Candidatus Wolbachia massiliensis genome contains the following:
- the rseP gene encoding RIP metalloprotease RseP, translating to MELISNLIRQFSDVTYSFLSFALIISVIVFVHEYGHYIIAKACKVKVESFSIGFGPEIFGFHDKSGTRWKLSAVPLGGYVKMLGDSNAASVPAGQQELTEEERLYSLHTKPRYKKAAIVFAGPFANMILAVIAFTIFFSVVGYYRTPPVIGNVIEGSAAKQAGLLPGDTITNINEYEIKYFEDISRVVTSNPGTRMEIKYNRGNEEHSTSLTPSTIEDRDIFGNIIERKTIGITSVNIVGLKQSSFLGAVSLAMSETYHTMCLTIKAIFQIIVGKRSVNEIGGPIKIAKYSGQSAKKGFIMVLYFMAILSANLAAINLLPIPLLDGGHLFYYIVEAVIRRDLSLKHQKYAAIFGASILFLLMVIAISNDIRHLF from the coding sequence GTGGAATTAATTTCTAATCTTATTCGTCAATTTAGTGATGTAACATATAGTTTTTTATCATTTGCCTTAATCATCTCTGTTATAGTGTTTGTGCATGAATACGGACATTATATTATTGCCAAAGCATGCAAAGTGAAAGTTGAGTCTTTTTCTATAGGCTTTGGTCCTGAAATCTTTGGTTTTCATGATAAGTCTGGAACCAGATGGAAATTAAGTGCCGTTCCACTTGGTGGTTATGTTAAAATGCTAGGAGATAGTAACGCAGCAAGCGTTCCGGCTGGCCAACAAGAATTAACAGAAGAAGAAAGGCTATATTCACTTCATACAAAACCACGATACAAAAAAGCAGCAATAGTTTTTGCAGGACCATTTGCAAACATGATACTTGCTGTTATAGCTTTTACGATATTTTTCAGCGTAGTGGGCTATTATCGCACTCCACCTGTGATTGGAAATGTAATTGAAGGTAGTGCAGCAAAGCAAGCTGGTTTATTGCCAGGTGACACTATTACGAATATCAATGAATATGAAATAAAATATTTTGAAGATATTTCACGTGTGGTAACATCAAACCCTGGGACAAGGATGGAAATTAAATATAATAGAGGCAATGAGGAGCATAGCACTAGCCTCACTCCATCAACAATTGAAGATAGGGATATTTTTGGCAACATAATAGAGAGAAAAACTATAGGGATTACTTCAGTTAACATAGTGGGGTTAAAGCAGTCATCTTTTCTTGGAGCTGTGAGCTTAGCAATGAGTGAAACTTACCATACTATGTGCTTAACAATCAAAGCTATCTTTCAAATTATTGTTGGTAAGAGAAGTGTAAATGAAATAGGTGGACCGATAAAAATTGCAAAATATTCGGGGCAGTCAGCAAAAAAGGGATTTATTATGGTTTTATATTTCATGGCAATTCTTTCAGCTAATTTAGCTGCAATTAATTTGTTACCAATTCCATTACTAGACGGTGGCCATTTATTCTACTACATTGTAGAAGCAGTTATACGTAGAGATTTAAGTTTGAAACATCAAAAATATGCGGCTATTTTCGGTGCTTCTATATTGTTCTTGCTGATGGTCATTGCAATCTCAAATGATATAAGGCACCTTTTTTAA
- a CDS encoding succinate dehydrogenase assembly factor 2, translating into MTDISLLRRKLIYRSWHRGCKETDILLGYFALKYLDKFSLNELIEYEKIVDLDDYELYCYITHKTLPPSSLNSDMVNLIACFIKANPLCTQ; encoded by the coding sequence ATGACAGATATTTCTTTATTAAGAAGAAAATTGATATATAGAAGCTGGCATAGGGGTTGTAAAGAAACTGATATACTTTTAGGATACTTTGCACTGAAGTATCTTGATAAGTTTTCCCTAAATGAGCTAATTGAGTATGAAAAAATAGTTGATCTTGACGATTATGAATTATATTGCTACATAACTCACAAAACACTCCCTCCTTCTAGCTTAAACAGTGATATGGTCAACCTGATTGCTTGTTTTATTAAAGCTAATCCTTTATGTACTCAATAA
- a CDS encoding cell division protein ZapA codes for MQIVEIVIRNSTYKVSCENGKKDHLLHLANSFDKLVSSISQKIGGKGSDTLNFLLAALTLEDKVLELTKQLNEITQERKKYRNEKRAEYTEVLGKVNKIIEYIKD; via the coding sequence ATGCAAATAGTAGAAATAGTTATACGTAATAGCACATACAAAGTATCTTGTGAAAATGGAAAGAAGGACCATCTGTTACATCTTGCTAATAGTTTTGACAAGTTAGTTAGTTCTATATCTCAAAAAATTGGAGGCAAAGGCTCGGATACATTAAATTTCTTGCTTGCAGCACTGACTCTTGAGGATAAAGTTTTAGAATTAACGAAGCAGTTAAATGAAATAACTCAAGAACGCAAAAAGTATAGAAACGAAAAAAGAGCAGAATATACAGAAGTACTGGGTAAAGTAAATAAAATTATTGAGTACATAAAGGATTAG
- a CDS encoding HU family DNA-binding protein, translating into MATKSSIIMKVAKRHPLLDKVIIATIVNRFFGILSNTLRHHNRVEIRGFGSFSIRSYNLKETNHSMLQNFAKNRYFKTYFRSSKKLSNLING; encoded by the coding sequence ATGGCAACGAAATCTAGTATAATAATGAAGGTGGCAAAGAGGCATCCTCTTTTGGATAAGGTGATTATAGCAACTATAGTTAACAGGTTTTTTGGAATCCTTTCAAATACATTGAGGCATCACAACAGGGTTGAGATTAGGGGGTTTGGCTCCTTTTCAATCAGAAGTTATAATTTGAAAGAAACAAATCATTCGATGTTACAGAATTTTGCAAAAAACCGATACTTTAAAACATATTTTCGTAGCAGTAAAAAATTATCCAACTTGATTAATGGGTAA